Proteins from a genomic interval of Lycium ferocissimum isolate CSIRO_LF1 chromosome 2, AGI_CSIRO_Lferr_CH_V1, whole genome shotgun sequence:
- the LOC132033681 gene encoding protein NRT1/ PTR FAMILY 8.3, which translates to MGTQTDAIPLLEDGALLENENSGLYTGDGSVDIKGNPVLKSETGNWRACPFILGNECCERLAYYGIAANLVTYLTTKLHEGNVSAARNVTTWQGTCYLTPLIGAVLADAYWGRYWTIATFSTIYFIGMCTLTLSASVPAFIPPECVGSVCPSATPAQYAIFFVGLYLIALGTGGIKPCVSSFGADQFDDTDPKERVKKGSFFNWFYFSINIGALISSSLIVWIQENAGWGLGFGIPAVFMGIAIGSFFFGTPLYRFQKPGGSPLTRMCQVLVAAFHKWNLSLPDDSTLLYETQDKSSAIEGSRKLLHTDELRCLDKAAVVSDTELKTGDYSNVWRLCTVTQVEELKILIRMFPIWATGIVFSAVYAQMSTMFVEQGTVMDTAIGSFKIPAASLSTFDTVSVIVWVPVYDRILVPIARRFTGKERGFSELQRMGIGLFLSVLCMSAAAVVEIKRLQLARELGLVDEAVAVPLSIFWQIPQYFILGAAEIFTFIGQLEFFYDQSPDAMRSLCSALSLMTTALGNYLSSFILTVVTSITTRGGKPGWIPNNLNGGHLDYFFWLLAALSFSNLIIYVFCAKMYKSKKAS; encoded by the exons ATGGGTACTCAAACTGATGCAAtacctcttcttgaagatggtgCCCTTCTTGAG AATGAGAATAGTGGACTCTACACTGGAGATGGTTCCGTTGATATCAAGGGTAATCCTGTTTTAAAGAGTGAGACAGGGAACTGGAGAGCTTGTCCATTTATTCTTG GTAATGAATGTTGTGAACGCTTGGCATACTATGGCATTGCGGCTAATCTTGTTACCTATCTTACCACGAAATTACATGAGGGAAATGTCTCAGCTGCTAGAAATGTCACAACTTGGCAAGGCACTTGTTACCTAACGCCCCTTATTGGGGCTGTGCTGGCAGACGCATACTGGGGAAGATATTGGACGATTGCTACCTTCTCCACTATCTACTTCATC GGCATGTGCACATTGACACTATCAGCTTCAGTTCCTGCTTTTATCCCCCCTGAATGTGTGGGTTCCGTGTGCCCTTCAGCAACTCCTGCCCAGTATGCCATATTCTTTGTTGGTCTTTATCTGATTGCTCTTGGAACTGGTGGGATTAAGCCATGTGTTTCATCATTTGGTGCTGATCAATTTGATGACACAGATCCAAAAGAGAGGGTAAAAAAGGGATCTTTCTTCAATTGGTTCTATTTTTCTATCAACATTGGAGCTTTGATATCAAGCAGTTTGATTGTGTGGATTCAAGAGAATGCTGGATGGGGCCTTGGGTTTGGCATCCCTGCAGTTTTCATGGGCATTGCCATTGGAAGCTTCTTTTTCGGGACACCACTCTACAGATTTCAGAAGCCTGGGGGAAGTCCTCTCACAAGAATGTGCCAGGTTTTGGTTGCAGCATTCCACAAATGGAACTTGTCTCTCCCCGATGATAGTACACTACTTTATGAAACCCAAGACAAAAGCTCTGCAATTGAAGGAAGCCGAAAGCTGTTGCACACTGATGAACTCAG GTGCCTTGACAAAGCTGCTGTGGTTTCAGACACTGAATTAAAAACTGGGGACTATTCCAATGTTTGGAGGCTGTGTACTGTTACGCAGGTTGAGGAACTGAAAATTTTGATCCGCATGTTCCCGATATGGGCAACTGGAATCGTGTTTTCTGCTGTTTATGCACAAATGTCTACAATGTTTGTGGAGCAAGGGACGGTGATGGACACTGCCATTGGTTCCTTCAAAATTCCTGCAGCATCTCTTTCAACTTTCGATACCGTTAGTGTTATTGTGTGGGTCCCAGTGTATGATAGGATCCTTGTTCCAATTGCAAGGAGGTTTACTGGAAAGGAGAGGGGATTTTCCGAGTTACAGCGAATGGGGATTGGACTTTTCCTTTCAGTGTTGTGCATGTCTGCTGCTGCTGTCGTTGAGATCAAGCGTCTACAACTCGCAAGAGAGCTTGGTTTGGTGGATGAAGCCGTTGCAGTACCTCTCAGTATATTTTGGCAGATTCCGCAATATTTTATACTGGGAGCAGCAGAGATATTTACTTTCATTGGGCAGCTTGAGTTCTTTTATGATCAATCACCCGATGCAATGCGTAGCTTATGCAGTGCGTTGTCACTGATGACGACCGCTTTGGGTAATTACTTGAGCTCTTTCATATTGACTGTAGTAACGTCCATTACTACTCGAGGTGGCAAACCTGGATGGATTCCAAACAACTTGAACGGTGGGCATCTTGATTATTTCTTCTGGCTCTTGGCTGCACTTAGCTTCTCCAACTTAATAATCTATGTGTTCTGTGCCAAAATGTATAAATCCAAGAAGGCATCCTAA